AGGCGATGGCGGTGTTCGACGATGTCGAGCCGTGGGAGCGAAAGCTGGCCGTCTACCGGCACTCGGTGTGGCAGGACAGCGGCCAATGGGCCTTCACCATGAACGAGCCGTCCTATGTCGAAATCGAGCAGGGCATGCCGCTGACGCGCGAGCTTGAACACTTCATCCACTGCATCGAGACCCGGTCGGAGCCGCGCACCAATGGCGAGGAAGCGATCCAGGTCCTGCGCATCCTGACCGCCGGCACCGTGGTTCACGACGGCAATGCCGGCTGAGGTCAGCTGAACCGAAAGGCCGGCGCTGCTATTCGGCGGCGATGTTGGAAGGTCTTGCGGCCAGCTTGCTCAACATGGCTTCCGCCTCGGCGCCGCGCTCCGACCGCTCGATGAAACCGCCACCGAAGACGCGCGCTTCATTGCCATCGTCGGAATAGAGCACGCAGGCCTGACCCGGCGCGATGCCGGATTCGCCGTCGGCGAGCTCGACCCAGGTGCTGCCGTTGCGGTGATGCAGGACGGCGGGGCGGGGCGGTCGTGTCGAGCGGACCTTGGCGAAGAGTTCGAGCCCACCGGCGGGAATATCGGCCAGCCCGCCGTCGCCAAGCCAATTCATCGAGCGCAGATAGATCTTGTGGGTTTCCAACGCTTCGCGCGGGCCGACGATGACGCGCGAGCGATCGGCATCGAGATGCACGACGTAAAGCGGCTCGCCGGAGGCGATGCCGATGCCGCGGCGCTGGCCGATCGTATAGCGCAGGATGCCCTCATGGCGCCCAAGCACGCGGCCGTCGATATGGACGATGTCGCCCGGATTGGCGGCCGTCGGCTTCAACTTGGCGATGATGTCGGAATATTTGCCCTGCGGCACAAAGCAGATGTCCTGGCTGTCCTGCTTGGTGGCAACCACCAGCCCCATTTCTTCGGCCATCGCCCGAACCTCGGGCTTCGGCAAGCCGCCGAGCGGGAAGCGAAGATAGTCGATCTGCGCCTGTGTGGTGGCAAACAGGAAATAGCTCTGGTCGCGATCGGCGTCGACCGGCCGGTAGAGGGAGCGGTGCGCGCCATTGGCCTTCGAACGAATATAGTGACCGGTCGCCAGCGCGTCGGCGCCGAGGTCCTGCGCGGTCGCCAAAAGGTCGGCGAACTTCACGGTCTGGTTGCAGGAGACGCAGGGGATCGGCGTTTCGCCGGCAACGTAACTCTCCGCGAAGGGATCGATCACAGCCTTGCGGAAACGTTCCTCATAATCGAGCACGTAGTGGGGGATGCCGAGCGTTTCGGAAACGCGCCGCGCATCGTCGATGTCCTGGCCGGCACAGCAGGAACCGGCGCGATGGGTTGCCGCGCCGTGGTCGTAAAGCTGCAGCGTGACGCCGACGACATCGTAGCCTTCGCGTTTCAACAATCCCGCCACCACGGAGGAATCGACGCCGCCAGACATGGCAACGACGACGCGCGTGTTTTCGGGACGTCCGGGAAGGTCCAGGCTGTTCATCATGTCTATTCCGCAAGCCAGCCGCAAAACGGGCAGTCCAGCCTATATAGGGCATGCGGTCCGGGCGCGCCAGCACAAGCCGGGAGCCCCACGCGCATCTCATCCGAAGCGTCGGGCAATTGTATCAAAAGCTTACAGAAAGCCTAACGTGACGTTCACGAACATTACTTATCCATGAGCAACCGCTTAGGCAATTTTTAAAGCTGTGGCGGTACTGTGGCAGGGATTGGTTCTGTGAGTTTTCAGTAGAGAGTACGATGACCGATCTGGTTAGACCGCGAGTCAAATATGTTATCGGGCCTGACGGCAGCCCGCTTACAATTGCCGATCTGCCGCCAACGAACACGCGTCGCTGGGTCATTCGGCGCAAGGCGGAAGTGGTTGCTGCGGTGCGGGGCGGATTGCTCAGCCTCGACGAAGCCTGTCAGCGCTACAAGCTCACCACCGAAGAATTCCTTTCCTGGCAAGCATCCATCGACGAATATGGCCTGGCCGGGCTGCGCACCACGCGCATTCAGCAATACCGGCACTGAGCAGCCGATTCTCGACATCAAAAAAGGCGCGGGTTCCGCGCCTTTTTGTCGTTTAGCCTTGCTTTGGCGTCACATGGTCAGCACGACCTTTCCTGCCGGCTTGGTACCAAGGAACGTATGGGCGGCACCCGCCTGCGCCAGTGGGAATGTCTTCGCCATCTGAACGGCGAGCTTGCCTGCCTCGATCAGGCGGGACAATTCTTCCAGCGCCTCGCGATCCGGCACGACCGAGATGTGTTCGTTGCGGATACCCAGTTCCTTCGCCGTGGCCTTGGCCTTGTCGGAGATGCCGATGAGCGAGATCAGCGTGCCATTGCTCTTCAAGGTCTTGAGCGAGCGTTCGGCGTTCTCGCCGCCGATCGTTTCCAGAACGAGATCGATGTCGTTGGCGACATCGGCAAAATCGGTGGTGGTGTAATCGATCACCTCGTCGGCGCCGAGGCTGCGAACGAAATCCACCTTGGCCGGACTTGTGGTCGCCACGACATGAGCGCCGCGTGCCTTGGCGATCTGAACCGCCAGATGGCCAACACCGCCGGCCGCGGCGTGGATCAGCACGCGTTGGCCATGCTTGATATTGCCGGCACCGACCAAGGCCTGCCATGCAGTCAGACCAGCGAGTGGCAAGCCTCCGGCGTGAGCATGGTCGATCTTCTTCGGCTTGAATGAAAGCTCGGAAGCCGGGGCGATGACGAACTCGGCATAGGCAGCCGCTTCCTTGGGAAACCGCGGCATGCCGAAGACCTCGTCGCCGATCGCGAAATCAGTCACACCGGGACCGATCTGTTCGACAATGCCGGAAATGTCCCAGCCTATGGTATAGGGCGGTTCACCGAGCAAGGGGTACCAGCCTGCGCGCACAGCAATATCGACCGGGTTGACGCCGGCGGCGCGGACCCGGACGAGAACGTCCCCGGCACCTGGAGTTGGGACCGGGCGCGTTACCAGGGTAAGGATTTCGGGACCGCCGACACTGGTCTGGCTGATGGCTTGCATGGAGTGTCTCCTTTGATTTGGATGACACTATAGAAAAGATAGTTGCTACCCATTGTCTAGTATGCACTATTTTGATATATAGGCACCTCATGGATAGTACCTGCGAACCCTATGGCTACGATGCGTTTCGGCGAACCTGTCCGTCGCATGCCGTGCTCGAAATGCTGTCCAGCAAATGGGTCTATCTGACCGTCAGCGCGTTGCGCCATGGGCGCATGCGCAACGGCGAATTGGCGCGCAAGCTGGAAGGTATCACCCCGAAGATGCTGACGCAGACGTTGCGCGTTCTCGAACGCGACGGTCTTGTGCGGCGCCAGGTGTTCCCGGTGATCCCGCCGCATGTCGAATATGAGCTGACTGCGCTGGGGCAAGATCTTGCCGGGCTGCTCGACCAGATCCGTTCCTGGTCTGAGCGGCATGTGCCGGAAATCAGGAATGCGCGTCTGATCGCCGAAAGGGGCAGGGAAGTCGCGTAGGCCTGATCGGTCTATCGACCAGGATAGTCGACGATCAGCGCTTTTAACCGATCATGGCGCTGCGGCCGCCGATTTCGGTCTCACGTGCACGCGAATCACGTGATTCCAACATCTCGGCCTTGGAAAGCTCGGTTTCCGCTTCCGAAAGCTGTGATTCGGCTGCGCTGCGCTGTTGCGCGAGATCCGCCTGCGAATTTCTCAGATTGTCGCGCCGTAGCCGCGCCGCCTTTGCGAAGGTCGGGTAAGCGAAGTGATTGATGTCGGTGATGCCGGCTTTTTTCTCTTCGGCGGTGATCTGGAATTCCAGCTCACCGGCCATGCGTTCGAACTCAGCGATCATCATGTCGAGCTGAAGAAGCTGCCGCCGTTTCTCATTCACCTGAAATTGCTTCAGTCGAACGAGGTTCTCGCGTGACTTCATGATTCGGTACTCCTACCAACGCACACTGCACTATCGCCTCGCTGGCCTTGCGAGGGTGATATCGCACCCGTATTCCCCCGGTTTTCGGACCGCTATG
The genomic region above belongs to Mesorhizobium terrae and contains:
- a CDS encoding DUF1153 domain-containing protein, producing the protein MTDLVRPRVKYVIGPDGSPLTIADLPPTNTRRWVIRRKAEVVAAVRGGLLSLDEACQRYKLTTEEFLSWQASIDEYGLAGLRTTRIQQYRH
- a CDS encoding NADP-dependent oxidoreductase; this encodes MQAISQTSVGGPEILTLVTRPVPTPGAGDVLVRVRAAGVNPVDIAVRAGWYPLLGEPPYTIGWDISGIVEQIGPGVTDFAIGDEVFGMPRFPKEAAAYAEFVIAPASELSFKPKKIDHAHAGGLPLAGLTAWQALVGAGNIKHGQRVLIHAAAGGVGHLAVQIAKARGAHVVATTSPAKVDFVRSLGADEVIDYTTTDFADVANDIDLVLETIGGENAERSLKTLKSNGTLISLIGISDKAKATAKELGIRNEHISVVPDREALEELSRLIEAGKLAVQMAKTFPLAQAGAAHTFLGTKPAGKVVLTM
- a CDS encoding flagellar export protein FliJ, with the translated sequence MKSRENLVRLKQFQVNEKRRQLLQLDMMIAEFERMAGELEFQITAEEKKAGITDINHFAYPTFAKAARLRRDNLRNSQADLAQQRSAAESQLSEAETELSKAEMLESRDSRARETEIGGRSAMIG
- the mnmA gene encoding tRNA 2-thiouridine(34) synthase MnmA gives rise to the protein MNSLDLPGRPENTRVVVAMSGGVDSSVVAGLLKREGYDVVGVTLQLYDHGAATHRAGSCCAGQDIDDARRVSETLGIPHYVLDYEERFRKAVIDPFAESYVAGETPIPCVSCNQTVKFADLLATAQDLGADALATGHYIRSKANGAHRSLYRPVDADRDQSYFLFATTQAQIDYLRFPLGGLPKPEVRAMAEEMGLVVATKQDSQDICFVPQGKYSDIIAKLKPTAANPGDIVHIDGRVLGRHEGILRYTIGQRRGIGIASGEPLYVVHLDADRSRVIVGPREALETHKIYLRSMNWLGDGGLADIPAGGLELFAKVRSTRPPRPAVLHHRNGSTWVELADGESGIAPGQACVLYSDDGNEARVFGGGFIERSERGAEAEAMLSKLAARPSNIAAE
- a CDS encoding winged helix-turn-helix transcriptional regulator; its protein translation is MDSTCEPYGYDAFRRTCPSHAVLEMLSSKWVYLTVSALRHGRMRNGELARKLEGITPKMLTQTLRVLERDGLVRRQVFPVIPPHVEYELTALGQDLAGLLDQIRSWSERHVPEIRNARLIAERGREVA